Proteins encoded in a region of the Panicum hallii strain FIL2 chromosome 3, PHallii_v3.1, whole genome shotgun sequence genome:
- the LOC112885667 gene encoding uncharacterized protein LOC112885667, translating into MYAGIVGNPFKMIHCWLILRHSNKWNDWLAKDWQKGTKKASVQDVSQGSPGASVQDGTEGSTVPTRPPGRDKSKRLRTTPADTSSSSSAYIDVLQKIHEDRSKYDARVEAATIEEAQAIASRAERKLALQEQHVSIQQKQLEIATQILNLQKEEQEDKVMSLDVEKLAPWVRDYYIAKQKKIASRALASGGRSDA; encoded by the coding sequence ATGTATGCCGGTATCGTTGGAAACCCATTCAAGATGATTCATTGCTGGTTAATTCTTCGCCATTCAAACAAATGGAATGACTGGTTAGCGAAGGACTGGCAGAAAGGCACCAAGAAGGCTAGTGTCCAAGATGTGTCTCAAGGTTCTCCGGGTGCTAGTGTTCAAGATGGGACTGAGGGTTCAACTGTTCCTACCCGGCCACCAGGAAGAGACAAGTCAAAAAGGCTGCGCACTACCCCTGCTGACACCTCTTCTAGTAGTTCAGCATACATAGACGTGCTGCAAAAGATTCATGAAGATAGGTCCAAGTACGATGCAAGAGTAGAGGCTGCAACCATTGAGGAAGCCCAGGCGATTGCTTCACGGGCTGAGAGGAAGCTTGCCCTGCAGGAGCAACATGTTTCGATTCAGCAGAAACAACTGGAGATTGCAACTCAGATTTTGAACCTGCAaaaggaagaacaagaagataAGGTCATGAGTCTTGATGTGGAGAAGTTGGCACCATGGGTCAGGGATTACTATATTGCGAAGCAGAAGAAGATTGCCTCGAGGGCGCTTGCCAGTGGCGGGCGTTCGGATGCTTGA
- the LOC112886787 gene encoding uncharacterized protein LOC112886787 isoform X3 encodes MTKNMFEDIKDACEQANVYFKWRQNAAGVWGLAPVQKVTAALRMLAYGGPADSLDEYLRMGESTIIESVNQFTRTIVDLYGPRYLRQPTRDEIEILLQVAEARGFPGMLGSIDCMHWEWENCPTAWHGQYRGYFKKPTLILEAVASYDTWIWHAFFGLPGSLNDINVLHRSPVFDNLAAGNAPEVQFNVNGREYNMGYYLADGIYPPWATLINGIQQPRTNKHKEFSSRQAEFRKDVERTFGILQGQYGIIKGPARLWDQVDLKYIVDCIVILHNMGIEYEKGLPQLRATDYEGATDPRLGDDNTNVPELALLMENHRRIQSRQGNEQLKLDLIEHIWSKYGDRANN; translated from the coding sequence ATGACAAAGAATATGTTTGAAGATATCAAGGACGCATGTGAGCAAGCAAACGTATACTTCAAATGGAGACAAAATGCTGCGGGAGTTTGGGGCTTGGCTCCGGTACAAAAGGTAACTGCTGCCTTGCGCATGCTTGCATACGGAGGTCCAGCTGATAGCCTAGATGAGTACCTTCGGATGGGAGAAAGCACCATAATTGAGAGTGTCAACCAGTTTACACGGACCATTGTTGATCTATACGGTCCTAGGTACTTAAGGCAGCCAACAAGAGATGAAATAGAAATATTATTGCAAGTTGCTGAAGCACGTGGATTTCCAGGGATGTTGGGTTCGATTGATTGCATGCATTGGGAGTGGGAAAATTGCCCTACCGCTTGGCATGGTCAATATAGAGGTTACTTTAAAAAACCTACTCTTATTCTTGAGGCAGTTGCTAGCTATGATACATGGATATGGCATGCTTTCTTTGGACTTCCTGGATCATTGAACGACATCAATGTGCTGCATCGTTCACCAGTGTTTGACAATCTAGCAGCGGGTAATGCTCCAGAGGTTCAATTTAATGTAAACGGTAGGGAGTACAACATGGGCTACTATCTGGCAGATGGTATATATCCCCCATGGGCTACTTTGATCAATGGTATTCAACAGCCCAGAACTAACAAGCACAAGGAATTTTCGAGCAGGCAAGCAGAATTTCGTAAAGATGTGGAACGGACTTTCGGTATTTTGCAAGGACAATATGGAATCATCAAAGGGCCAGCGAGGCTATGGGATCAGGTCGACCTAAAGTACATTGTGGACTGTATCGTCATACTACACAACATGGGTATCGAGTACGAGAAAGGATTGCCTCAGCTGCGGGCAACGGACTATGAAGGTGCGACGGATCCCAGATTGGGCGATGACAATACAAACGTGCCGGAGCTAGCATTGTTGATGGAGAACCACCGTAGGATCCAGAGCCGACAAGGAAATGAACAGTTGAAGCTTGACCTGATCGAGCATATTTGGAGCAAGTATGGAGATAGGGCCAACAATTAG
- the LOC112884161 gene encoding zinc finger MYM-type protein 1-like translates to MLPLDGDASNPSSSRKGKRKAQERDLKSYFSPFVSSSINPSTHGSEVGNAIIEEEEVVETHLEDTNTIDQQPGSNENDQNDQGTITEFNPDYIISDPGLRIPIEQFSPNIRDEIRRAFMERGPTQPSSHVFPRGQDKRRFRKEWFEKYNWLEYSLVNDKAYCFCCYLFRRVGVDDDKFGYEAFTKEGFRQWKNAYLALPKHVGGPNSAHNRSRAAFDDFDNQRASVKEKIVVHTKEAQKKYETRVDTSLAIVSYIALQGEPFRGHDESETSLNKGNFLEFLDWYKLRNEEVRQAFEFACPKNAKMTSGTIQKELAECCAQAVTKVIKEEMSGCLFSILVDESRDISVKEQMAIIVRYVNKKGQVVERFLGIKHVKLTTSEALKRAIVEVLSAHGLTIAKIRGQGYDGASNMRGEFNGVQKLIRDENPYAFYIHCFAHQLQLVVVSVSKCCSSIEDFFDYVDMIVSSTSASCKRKDLLIDSHHTIVLNKLDSGDILSGRGQNQETSLPRPGDTRWGSHYRTLLRIETMWDSIIEVLQVVHDEERNPSRAGGLVPIMESFSFVFIMKMMLQILRITNELSHLLQKKDQNIVEAMSLVIDVKTRLNNLRSEGYEPLLEEVKTFCQENDILIPNMEDSVPRFGRSRKGGRNNITQDHYFRVDTFFATIDAITTEFDHRFNEVSSELLTCFACLDPRDSFSNFDVNKLARLTDIYLDDFSFDDRKRIRDQLETFIIHVRRVEAFRACYDLASLAMKMVELKRHEIFPLVYRLIELALLLPVATASVERAFSAMKIIKTELRNKMSDGWLNDLMVVYIEREIFKGIDLESIKKAFQKKKDRNMQLPKSPRRN, encoded by the exons ATGTTGCCACTCGATGGTGATGCTTCCAATCCAAGCTCTAgcagaaaagggaaaagaaaggcaCAAGAAAGAG ATCTAAAGAGCTATTTTAGTCCATTCGTATCCAGTAGCATAAACCCAAGCACTCATGGAAGTGAAGTTGGTAATGCCATaatagaggaggaagaggtggtGGAAACTCATTTGGAGGACACCAATACCATAGACCAACAGCCAGGTAGCAATGAAAATGATCAAAATGATCAAGGTACAATAACTGAGTTCAATCCGGATTATATCATTTCTGATCCGGGGCTTCGGATTCCAATTGAGCAATTTAGTCCTAATATTAGAGATGAAATTAGGAGGGCTTTCATGGAACGAGGTCCAACTCAACCTAGTAGTCATGTTTTTCCTAGAGGACAAGATAAAAGGCGCTTTCGAAAAGAATGGTTTGAGAAATATAATTGGCTGGAATATAGCTTGGTGAATGATAAGGCTTATTGCTTTTGTTGTTATCTTTTTAGAAGAGTTGGTGTAGATGATGATAAATTTGGTTATGAGGCATTTACAAAAGAAGGCTTTAGGCAATGGAAGAATGCCTACTTAGCACTCCCTAAACATGTTGGTGGCCCTAATAGTGCTCATAATAGATCAAGAGCGgcatttgatgattttgataatCAAAGGGCAAGTGTAAAGGAGAAAATTGTAGTTCATACCAAAGAGGCAcaaaagaagtatgaaaccCGTGTAGATACATCTTTGGCTATTGTAAGTTATATTGCCTTGCAAGGTGAACCGTTCCGTGGACATGATGAATCAGAAACTTCATTGAACAAAGGCAACTTTCTAGAATTTCTTGATTGGTACAAACTAAGAAATGAGGAAGTGAGGCAGGCATTTGAATTTGCTTGTCCTAAAAATGCTAAAATGACTTCTGGAACAATTCAGAAAGAACTTGCCGAGTGTTGTGCTCAAGCGGTTACCAAAGTCATAAAAGAAGAGATGAGTGGTTGTTTATTCTCTATTCTTGTTGATGAATCTCGTGATATATCAGTCAAAGAGCAAATGGCCATAATAGTCAG GTATGTGAATAAAAAGGGGCAAGTAGTTGAAAGATTTTTGGGTATCAAGCATGTCAAGCTAACTACATCAGAAGCATTAAAGAGAGCAATAGTGGAGGTTCTTAGTGCCCATGGTTTAACTATTGCAAAAATACGAGGCCAAGGGTATGATGGAGCTTCTAATATGAGAGGTGAATTCAATGGTGTTCAAAAACTAATTCGTGATGAGAACCCATATGCTTTTTATATCCATTGCTTTGCTCACCAATTGCAGTTGGTAGTTGTTTCGGTTTCAAAGTGTTGTTCATCTATAGAGGATTTCTTTGACTATGTGGATATGATTGTGAGCAGCACTAGTGCATCTTGTAAGAGGAAGGATTTATTGATTGATAGTCATCATACAATTGTTTTGAATAAGTTGGACAGTGGAGATATTTTATCAGGTAGAGGACAAAATCAAGAAACATCATTGCCTAGGCCTGGAGATACAAGATGGGGATCTCACTACAGGACATTGCTTCGTATTGAAACAATGTGGGACTCAATAATAGAAGTTCTGCAAGTGGTGCATGATGAGGAACGTAATCCATCAAGGGCAGGGGGGTTGGTGCCTATTATGGAGTCTTTCAGCTTTGTGTTTATCATGAAGATGATGTTACAGATCCTTCGCATAACAAATGAGCTATCTCATCTATTGCAGAAGAAGGATCAAAATATTGTTGAGGCCATGTCTTTGGTTATTGACGTGAAAACACGTTTGAACAATTTGAGAAGCGAAGGTTATGAGCCACTACTTGAAGAAGTCAAAACATTTTGCCAAGAGAATGATATCCTAATACCAAATATGGAAGATAGTGTACCAAGATTTGGTAGATCAAGGAAAGGAGGGAGAAACAACATCACTCAAGATCATTACTTTCGTGTTGATACCTTCTTTGCTACCATAGATGCTATCACAACAGAGTTTGATCATCGATTCAATGAGGTATCATCGGAATTACTTACTTGCTTTGCTTGCCTTGATCCTAGAGATTCGTTCTCTAACTTTGATGTGAATAAACTTGCTCGCCTCACGGATATATATTTGGATGATTTTTCTTTTGATGACCGGAAAAGAATAAGAGACCAGTTAGAAACCTTCATTATTCATGTTAGAAGAGTTGAGGCATTCAGAGCTTGTTATGACCTTGCAAGCCTAGCAATGAAAATGGTTGAACTTAAGAGGCATGAAATATTTCCCTTGGTTTATCGCCTAATTGAGCTGGCATTGCTGCTACCAGTAGCAACTGCATCAGTTGAAAGAGCATTTTCAGCCATGAAGATTATTAAAACTGAGTTGCGGAACAAGATGTCTGATGGTTGGCTTAATGACTTGATGGTGGTGTATATTGAGCGGGAGATATTTAAAGGAATTGATCTTGAATCTATCAagaaggcttttcagaagaaaaAAGATAGAAATATGCAATTGCCAAAGTCTCCTAGACGCAACTAA
- the LOC112886787 gene encoding uncharacterized protein LOC112886787 isoform X2: MAWLRKLRRERGQGSCSGYEDILVATTIARIGTEEEENKPNPRRGSIVGRRTIARDRYSGYCRLVEDYFVSNSVYGENLFRRRFRMTKNMFEDIKDACEQANVYFKWRQNAAGVWGLAPVQKVTAALRMLAYGGPADSLDEYLRMGESTIIESVNQFTRTIVDLYGPRYLRQPTRDEIEILLQVAEARGFPGMLGSIDCMHWEWENCPTAWHGQYRGYFKKPTLILEAVASYDTWIWHAFFGLPGSLNDINVLHRSPVFDNLAAGNAPEVQFNVNGREYNMGYYLADGIYPPWATLINGIQQPRTNKHKEFSSRQAEFRKDVERTFGILQGQYGIIKGPARLWDQVDLKYIVDCIVILHNMGIEYEKGLPQLRATDYEGATDPRLGDDNTNVPELALLMENHRRIQSRQGNEQLKLDLIEHIWSKYGDRANN; the protein is encoded by the exons ATGGCATGGCTTCGAAAGCTTCGGCGTGAACGCGGTCAAGGGAGTTGCAGTGGGTACGAGGACATATTGGTGGCGACCACCATTGCTCGTATCggcacagaggaagaagaaaacaaACCTAACCCACGTCGGGGTTCAATTGTAGGACGCCGGACCATTGCACGAGATAGATACAGTGGGTACTGCCGTTTGGTGGAGGACTATTTCGTTTCCAACTCGGTCTATGGTGAAAACTTGTTTCGCCGCCG GTTCCGAATGACAAAGAATATGTTTGAAGATATCAAGGACGCATGTGAGCAAGCAAACGTATACTTCAAATGGAGACAAAATGCTGCGGGAGTTTGGGGCTTGGCTCCGGTACAAAAGGTAACTGCTGCCTTGCGCATGCTTGCATACGGAGGTCCAGCTGATAGCCTAGATGAGTACCTTCGGATGGGAGAAAGCACCATAATTGAGAGTGTCAACCAGTTTACACGGACCATTGTTGATCTATACGGTCCTAGGTACTTAAGGCAGCCAACAAGAGATGAAATAGAAATATTATTGCAAGTTGCTGAAGCACGTGGATTTCCAGGGATGTTGGGTTCGATTGATTGCATGCATTGGGAGTGGGAAAATTGCCCTACCGCTTGGCATGGTCAATATAGAGGTTACTTTAAAAAACCTACTCTTATTCTTGAGGCAGTTGCTAGCTATGATACATGGATATGGCATGCTTTCTTTGGACTTCCTGGATCATTGAACGACATCAATGTGCTGCATCGTTCACCAGTGTTTGACAATCTAGCAGCGGGTAATGCTCCAGAGGTTCAATTTAATGTAAACGGTAGGGAGTACAACATGGGCTACTATCTGGCAGATGGTATATATCCCCCATGGGCTACTTTGATCAATGGTATTCAACAGCCCAGAACTAACAAGCACAAGGAATTTTCGAGCAGGCAAGCAGAATTTCGTAAAGATGTGGAACGGACTTTCGGTATTTTGCAAGGACAATATGGAATCATCAAAGGGCCAGCGAGGCTATGGGATCAGGTCGACCTAAAGTACATTGTGGACTGTATCGTCATACTACACAACATGGGTATCGAGTACGAGAAAGGATTGCCTCAGCTGCGGGCAACGGACTATGAAGGTGCGACGGATCCCAGATTGGGCGATGACAATACAAACGTGCCGGAGCTAGCATTGTTGATGGAGAACCACCGTAGGATCCAGAGCCGACAAGGAAATGAACAGTTGAAGCTTGACCTGATCGAGCATATTTGGAGCAAGTATGGAGATAGGGCCAACAATTAG
- the LOC112886787 gene encoding uncharacterized protein LOC112886787 isoform X1, whose translation MCMFRFRFTMAWLRKLRRERGQGSCSGYEDILVATTIARIGTEEEENKPNPRRGSIVGRRTIARDRYSGYCRLVEDYFVSNSVYGENLFRRRFRMTKNMFEDIKDACEQANVYFKWRQNAAGVWGLAPVQKVTAALRMLAYGGPADSLDEYLRMGESTIIESVNQFTRTIVDLYGPRYLRQPTRDEIEILLQVAEARGFPGMLGSIDCMHWEWENCPTAWHGQYRGYFKKPTLILEAVASYDTWIWHAFFGLPGSLNDINVLHRSPVFDNLAAGNAPEVQFNVNGREYNMGYYLADGIYPPWATLINGIQQPRTNKHKEFSSRQAEFRKDVERTFGILQGQYGIIKGPARLWDQVDLKYIVDCIVILHNMGIEYEKGLPQLRATDYEGATDPRLGDDNTNVPELALLMENHRRIQSRQGNEQLKLDLIEHIWSKYGDRANN comes from the exons ATGTGTATGTTTCGATTTAGGTTTACGATGGCATGGCTTCGAAAGCTTCGGCGTGAACGCGGTCAAGGGAGTTGCAGTGGGTACGAGGACATATTGGTGGCGACCACCATTGCTCGTATCggcacagaggaagaagaaaacaaACCTAACCCACGTCGGGGTTCAATTGTAGGACGCCGGACCATTGCACGAGATAGATACAGTGGGTACTGCCGTTTGGTGGAGGACTATTTCGTTTCCAACTCGGTCTATGGTGAAAACTTGTTTCGCCGCCG GTTCCGAATGACAAAGAATATGTTTGAAGATATCAAGGACGCATGTGAGCAAGCAAACGTATACTTCAAATGGAGACAAAATGCTGCGGGAGTTTGGGGCTTGGCTCCGGTACAAAAGGTAACTGCTGCCTTGCGCATGCTTGCATACGGAGGTCCAGCTGATAGCCTAGATGAGTACCTTCGGATGGGAGAAAGCACCATAATTGAGAGTGTCAACCAGTTTACACGGACCATTGTTGATCTATACGGTCCTAGGTACTTAAGGCAGCCAACAAGAGATGAAATAGAAATATTATTGCAAGTTGCTGAAGCACGTGGATTTCCAGGGATGTTGGGTTCGATTGATTGCATGCATTGGGAGTGGGAAAATTGCCCTACCGCTTGGCATGGTCAATATAGAGGTTACTTTAAAAAACCTACTCTTATTCTTGAGGCAGTTGCTAGCTATGATACATGGATATGGCATGCTTTCTTTGGACTTCCTGGATCATTGAACGACATCAATGTGCTGCATCGTTCACCAGTGTTTGACAATCTAGCAGCGGGTAATGCTCCAGAGGTTCAATTTAATGTAAACGGTAGGGAGTACAACATGGGCTACTATCTGGCAGATGGTATATATCCCCCATGGGCTACTTTGATCAATGGTATTCAACAGCCCAGAACTAACAAGCACAAGGAATTTTCGAGCAGGCAAGCAGAATTTCGTAAAGATGTGGAACGGACTTTCGGTATTTTGCAAGGACAATATGGAATCATCAAAGGGCCAGCGAGGCTATGGGATCAGGTCGACCTAAAGTACATTGTGGACTGTATCGTCATACTACACAACATGGGTATCGAGTACGAGAAAGGATTGCCTCAGCTGCGGGCAACGGACTATGAAGGTGCGACGGATCCCAGATTGGGCGATGACAATACAAACGTGCCGGAGCTAGCATTGTTGATGGAGAACCACCGTAGGATCCAGAGCCGACAAGGAAATGAACAGTTGAAGCTTGACCTGATCGAGCATATTTGGAGCAAGTATGGAGATAGGGCCAACAATTAG
- the LOC112885664 gene encoding glutathione S-transferase T3-like, producing MKKTEIVMESIWDEFSSQGQDNGQINYVPTIDLTAMNGTPLDVASNEQEAEAANMPAPGGKKKGTTSRSKNFAQDEDEALCSAYLNVSKDAAVGVNQTYKSYWTRINTARFCGFYSDIVRRNQSGKSEDDKVKDALQMYAGIVGNPFKMIHCWLILRHSNKWNDWLAKDWQKGTKKASVQDVSQGSPGASVQDGTEGSTVPTRPPGRDKSKRLRTTPADTSSSSSAYIDVLQKIHEDRSKYDARVEAATIEEAQAIASRAERKLALQEQHVSIQQKQLEIATQILNLQKEEQEDKVMSLDVEKLAPWVRDYYIAKQKKIASRALASGGRSDA from the exons ATGAAGAAAACAGA AATTGTCATGGAATCAATCTGGGATGAATTTAGTTCCCAGGGGCAGGACAATGGTCAAATAAATTATGTACCCACCATTGACCTCACTGCTATGAATGGCACCCCGCTTGATGTGGCTTCGAATGAGCAG GAGGCAGAGGCCGCAAATATGCCGGCTCCTGGTGGAAAAAAGAAGGGTACTACCTCGAGGTCCAAGAATTTTGCTCAAGATGAAGACGAggcactctgctctgcctaCCTGAACGTGTCAAAGGATGCTGCAGTTGGGGTGAACCAAACTTACAAGTCATATTGGACAAGGATAA ATACCGCCCGCTTCTGTGGTTTCTATAGTGACATTGTTAGGCGCAATCAGAGTGGGAAAAGTGAAGATGACAAG GTGAAGGACGCTCTGCAAATGTATGCCGGTATCGTTGGAAACCCATTCAAGATGATTCATTGCTGGTTAATTCTTCGCCATTCAAACAAATGGAATGACTGGTTAGCGAAGGACTGGCAGAAAGGCACCAAGAAGGCTAGTGTCCAAGATGTGTCTCAAGGTTCTCCGGGTGCTAGTGTTCAAGATGGGACTGAGGGTTCAACTGTTCCTACCCGGCCACCAGGAAGAGACAAGTCAAAAAGGCTGCGCACTACCCCTGCTGACACCTCTTCTAGTAGTTCAGCATACATAGACGTGCTGCAAAAGATTCATGAAGATAGGTCCAAGTACGATGCAAGAGTAGAGGCTGCAACCATTGAGGAAGCCCAGGCGATTGCTTCACGGGCTGAGAGGAAGCTTGCCCTGCAGGAGCAACATGTTTCGATTCAGCAGAAACAACTGGAGATTGCAACTCAGATTTTGAACCTGCAaaaggaagaacaagaagataAGGTCATGAGTCTTGATGTGGAGAAGTTGGCACCATGGGTCAGGGATTACTATATTGCGAAGCAGAAGAAGATTGCCTCGAGGGCGCTTGCCAGTGGCGGGCGTTCGGATGCTTGA